The following nucleotide sequence is from uncultured Desulfovibrio sp..
ACATGGCGTGCCGTATCTTGCCGCCGTGGGCGGGGCAGGCGCTCTGATCGCCCGCAGCATCAAAAAATACACGGTGCTGGCCTACGAAGACCTTGGCCCGGAAGCCGTGGCCGCCATGGAAGTGGAAGATTTTCCCGCCATTGTGGTCATTGATAGCACGGGCGACAACTACTACGAGACAGGGCAGGCCCCATACAGAAGATCCTGACCTGCGGCCGCCCCTGTGCATGCCAAGTGCTGAAACGTGGCGCGGGCTGCCGCGCCGTTTTATAATGCCTGATATCTTTATGAAGGAGTAGGTATGGCCTTGAGCAGATCCCCTGTCGATGACCGAACCCGCCTTGATTTCTGGCAAGCGGCTTCTGGCGCGGTGCTGGCGCTTTTTGTGTGCGTGCATCTCGTGCTGGAAGGGACGGTCGTCCTTAGCCCCGCACTGACCAACGGTATTGCATGGTTGCTTGAAGTAACCATGCTTGCACAGGTGGCGGCCCCCGTCATCATGCTGCTAATCCTGTTCCATTTTTACATTGCAGCCCGCAAAATGCCCTTCCGCGCCAATGAGCTTGGCGTGTTTGTGCAGCACAGCAAGGGCCTCAAGGAAGTGGATACGTGGCTGTGGCTGGTGCAGGTTTTTACGGCCATCGTTATTCTGGCAGGCGCTTTCTACCACATTTACGGCGTCATGACCGACCTGCCCATCAATGTGGCGGGCAGCGCCAAACGCCTGCACTCGGGCTGGCTGGCCTTCTACGTGTTCTTTCTACCTTGCGTCATTCTGCATACGGGCATTGGCGTGTACCGCCTGGCCGTCAAGTTCGGCGTGTGCGTCAAGGCCACGCGCCCGGCGTGGCGCAAGTGGACCTGGATTGTCATGGGCTGTTATCTTCTGCTCGGCGCGGCGGCTCTGACCCGCGTGTGGTTCTTGGGATAGGGGGTGCGTATGCGAGTTTTTGAAAGCGATGTTCTTTGCATAGGCGCCGGCCTGGCTGGGGAACGCGTTGCCGTGGAAGCGGCGCAGGCGGGTTTCAGCGTTATCTGTCTTTCACTGGTGCCGCCCAAGCGGTCGCACTCATCAGCCGCCATGGGCGGCATGCAGGCGGCGCTGGGCAACTCCATCATGGGCGAGGGCGACTGCCCCGAGGTGCACTTCAACGATACGGTCAAGGGTTCCGACTGGGGCTGCGACCAGGAAGTAGCCCGCCTGTTCGCCGAGACAGGCCCCATCGCCATGCGCGAAATGGCCTGGATGGGCGTGCCCTGGAGCCGCGTTGTGCCCGGCGAACACACCTACTACAAAGGCGGCAAGCCCTTTCAGGCAACGGAAAAAAAGGAAAACGAGGGGCTGATTCACTCACGCGCCTTTGGCGGCACGGCCAAGTGGCGCACCTGTTACACCTCTGACGGCACAGGCCACGCCGTGCTGTTCACCCTTGATAACCGTCTGCTGCAACTGGGCGTTGACGTGCATGACCGCATGCAGGCCGAGGCTCTGATCCACGATGGACAGCGCTGCATGGGCTGCGTTGCCCGCGACCTGCGCACCGGCGAACTGGTGGGTTATTTCGCCAAGGGCACGCTTATCGCCACGGGCGGTTATGGCCGTATTTACCGGGCCACAACCAATGCCATCATCTGCGACGGCGGCGGCCAGATCACGGCCCTTGAAACGGGCGTTGTGCCTCTGGGCAATATGGAAGCCGTGCAGTTTCACCCCACAGGCACCGTGCCCACGGACATTCTGGTCACAGAAGGCTGCCGCGGCGACGGCGGCACTTTGCTGGACGTGAACGAATACCGCTTTATGCCCGATTATGAGCCGGAAAAGGCCGAGCTTGCCTCGCGCGACGTGGTGTCACGCCGCATGACCGAGCACATGCGCAAGGGCCTTGGCGTACAAAGCCCCTATGGTGAGCACTTGTGGCTGGATATCCGCCATCTGGGCGAAAAGCACATCACCACAAACCTGCGCGAAGTGTATGACATCTCAACGCACTTCCTGGGCGTAAACCCCATCCACCAGCTTATTCCTGTGAGGCCCACTCACCACTACAGCATGGGCGGCGTGCGCATCAACAAGGACGGTCACGCCTATGGGCTGGAAGGGCTGTTCTCCGCTGGCGAGGCGGCCTGCTGGGACATGCACGGCTTCAACCGTCTTGGCGGCAATTCACTGGCAGAAACCATTGTTTCCGGCCGCATTGTCGGCGCAAAACTGGTGGAATTCCTCAAAGGTTACGAAACTGTTTTCTCCACCCAGGCAATGAAGGATGCCGCCACCAAGGTCAAGGAGCGCATCTCTGCCCTGATGCGCGGTACCGGCGATGATTGTTACACCCTGCGCAACGCCATGCAGGACATCATGATGGAGCATGTGGGTATTTTCCGTAACGGCAAGGATCTGGAAGCAGGCGTTGCCAAGTTGCAGGAACTGCTGGAGCGCACAAAGAACATGCGCCTTGCCAGCGGCAACATCCCCGGCCCCAATGCAGAGCTTTCCATGGCCCTGCGCGTACCGGGCATGCTCAAACTGGCCCTGTGCACGGCTTACGGCGCGCTGATGCGTACAGAAAGCCGAGGCGCGCATGCCCGCGAGGATTACCCCGAGCGCAACGACAAGGAATGGCTCAACCGTACCCTGGCCTACTGGAAGGAAGGCGACACCCTGCCCACCCTCAAGTACGAACCGGCAACGCCGTTCTATATTCTGCCCCCCGGCGACCGTGGATACGGCGGCGGCAAGATCATAACCGCCGACATCAGCCCGGAAAAAATCGTACCGTACGCACAACAGGGGTAAGGAGAGCCATATGGGACGCAATCTGACGTTTGAAATATTCCGTTACAATCCGCTGGATCCGCTCTCGCATCCCCATATGCAGACATTCCAGCTTGAAGAACACAACAGCATGACGCTGTTTATTGCGCTGAACATGATCCGCGAAACGCAGGACGCCTCCTTGCAGTTCGACTTTTGTTGCCGCGCCGGCATCTGCGGTTCGTGCGGCATGGTCATCAACGGGCGGCCCGGTCTGGCCTGCCACACGCAGACAAGCGACCTGCCAAGCCACATCACCCTGCATCCCCTGCCGGTCTTCAAGCTTTTGGGCGACCTCTCGGTGGATACGGGTACGTGGTTTCGCAATGTGGGAGCCAAGATCGAATCGTGGATACACACCACAAAAGAGTTTGACCCCAAGGCGCAGGAAGAGCGCATGGATAATGAACTGGCCACCCAGATATTCGAACTTGACCGCTGCATTGAGTGCGGCTGCTGCGTGGCGGCCTGCGGCACGGCCCGCATGCGCGAGGACTTTATTGGCGCAACGGCCATCAACCGTATGGCGCGTTTCTACATTGACCCGCGCGACAACCGCACCCCTGCGGACTATTATGAACTGATCGGCGATGACAGCGGCGTATTTGGCTGCATGGGCCTGCTGGCCTGCGACAATGTATGCCCCAAGCAACTGCCGCTTCAGGATCAACTGGGCATCATGCGCCGCATGGTGACCATGGAGTCTGTGCGCGGTATTTTGCCTGAATTTATACGTAACAAATTGCAGGGCTGTGGATGCGGCTGTTCCAAATAACAACGCTTCCCTCATGGAATGGGTTGGCGTAAGCCGCCCATTCCATTTCCACCAGACGGGAGGGGTTACCCTCGCACAACCCTCAGGGAGGATGCCATGCTAGTACTCGACTGGATGCAATCCAAGGTAGTATCCATTCCGCCGACCGCAACCCTGCTCCAGAGCCGAAAGCTGTTCAAGGAACACAAGATAAACCGACTCCCTGTGGTTGATTCCAACAATGTCGTTGTTGGGCTTATCTCGTCCTCCGATGTCCGCAGCTTTGCTCCCAACAAGTCCACGGGGCTCGAAATTATTGAGCTTCTGGAAATCATGAGCGAAACTAAAGTCAGGGATGTCATGGTGGTAGACCCGGTGACCATCACGTACAAAAGCACGATTGAGCAGGCTGCCAAAAGGATGATCGACAAGCATGTTGCCTGCCTGCCCGTAGTGAACGACGAGGAAAAACTGGTGGGCATCATCACCGGATGGGATGTGTTCAAGGCCTTGCTCGACATAAGCGGCGCAGAACAACCCGGCGTTGAGGTGGGCTTTGTGGTCCCCTATCAGCCAGGCACTCTGCGCGAACTGCTCGACAGGCTCAAGGCGCATGGCATGAGCATTATTTCTGTCTTGTCGTCGGCTTCAAACGATGGCATGCGTCAGGTCAAGATACGTTTCAAAGGCCCCGATGCCATGTCGCAAAATATTGCGCTTGAGCAGTTCCGCGACCATCCCGGCCTGCGTTACTGGGCGCGCGAGGACGAATTCTACCTTAAGTCCAACGTGAATCTGGGCTAAGCCTCACCCTCCCGGCTCACAGTGCGCTGGCTGCGGGGCAGGCCCCGTGAATACGCGGTAAAAGTACCGCCACGGCTGCTGGGTCGTGGCGGCTTTTTCTTATGCCCATCGGCATATTTCCAAGTAGACGCCTTGGCTTCCTTTCTGCAATACGATATACAAAACGGCATTCCGTGTTGCAGGGAGGGAGACATTCCCGCACAGGCAAAGGCGCTTTGCCGTCCAGCACCGGCGCATTCGCTTTCGGACATCCGGATCCCGTCTCATCACTCGTTGCAGACATGTCTGCCTCACGCTTCAGGAAGCTCCATGCACAAGAACTACGCCTTCCGTACCAATTTCATAATCTGCCTGATTATTGTTATCGGCTTTTCTGTCACGTCTGTAATAGGCTACCGTTCCAATGTGGACACCCTGAAAAAAGAAGCGGAAAGCGTGACGCGCCTGGCCTCAGAAGGCATGATGTATCAGATTGACGCCATTTTTGCCCAATCCATACATATTTCGCTGACAATGGCGCACGACAGTTTTTTGATAAATTTTCTCTCGCAGGAAAAGGAAAACCTGAAAAACCCGGCGTATACGCTGAACATCAGGGAATACCTTGCTGCCTACAGAAAAAAATACAATTATGATTCTGTCTTTCTTGTTTCCATGCAGACAGACCGTTACTACAATTTTTCTGGTGTTGACCGCATTGTTGACCATTCTAATCCTGAGAACAAATGGGTACGGGAATTTATTGCAAGCAATCAGGAATATTCACTCAATATTGATAACGACAAAGCTGCGCACGATACCATTACTGTATTTGTAAACTGTGCTGTTAAAAACAAGAATAATGAAACCGTGGGGATAGTGGGGGTTGGCTTTACTGTAACCTCCATTCAGGCCATGCTTATCAAGTATGAGCAGCAATTTGCGGTTAAATCATATCTTGTGAACGCCAATGGAGCCATCCAGATATCTTCATCCGCGCAGGGCATATCTGCCGAAGATATTTATTCCGCACAGACCTTTGCCGCAGTAAAAAATACCCTGAAAAAGAACAGCACAGAAATTTCAGACTCATGGTATTCTGGCCATGGCACCGACGGCTATGCTGTCACGCGCTACCTTCCAGCCCCTGATCTTTTCCTCATTACAGACAAAAACACTTCTGAGATAATCAGACAGATCAGAACAAAATACTACACTGGTGCTATTGTTGTTGGCTTTACAATGATAATTGTCATTTTTATTGTAACAGCAATAATACGTAGATATAAAAACAAGATAATTTCCCTCACCATTGCGGAAGAATTGAAGTATCACGCCATACTTCAAAACGCCACATCGCACATTTATGACAGCATTGTTGAATTTGACATAACCAATGATGTTGCCTGCGGCGAGGGCACAAAAAAGTTTATGCAGCAGTTGGGCCTCAAGCCAAGCACATCATACAGCACAATGCTGCAAACCATTGTGGCAAAGCATATCCTGCCCGAGCATGTGAACCTGTACCTGAAAACCTTCAGCCCGGAATCCATACGCACAGCCCTGCAGGAGCAGCGTAACAAGCTGAGTTGCGATTTCCAGTGCATGCAGAGCAACGGTCAGTACATCTGGTTCAGGGAAACCGGCTATATTTTGCGCTGGGCAGAGAATGATTCCATCCACATTGTCATTTGCCGCCAGAACATTGACCAAGACAAAAGGCAGGAACTCAGCCTTCAGGATATGGCCCAAAAGGACGGCCTAACTGGTCTTTACAACAAAATGACCACAGAAGTGCTTATTGACAGACACCTGACGGAACATCAGTGCGACGCCGGCGCGCTTGCCATGATTATGCTTGATATAGACAACTTCAAGGAACTCAACGACTCGCTGGGCCATGTTGCGGGCGACAGAATAATTCAGGAGTTTGCCCAGAGTCTGCGGGCGGCCTTTGCGCCCAGTGATCTGGTGGGCCGCATCGGCGGCGATGAATTTATTGTTCTTACATGCCAGCAAAGCATTGAGGCCTTGACCACAAAGCTTGAAGAACTCTGCAACCGCATCCGCCATACCACCTACGGAGGCGAGGGGCAGCACCACCTTGCCGCAAGCATGGGCGTGGCGCTCTTTCCCCTGCATGGCAAAAACTTCAGCGAGCTGTATGCAAGTGCAGATGCAGCCCTGTACCGCGCCAAGCAGAAGGGCAAGGACACGTATACCTTTTTTGAAACCGCGCCTTTGGCATAAGCCCGAACTGGCCCCAACAGACGCGTCCAGTTCGAGCCGGTTCAGATCGGACAGAGGAACAGCAAGCATTGGCCGTTCCGCAGATCGTTTTGAGGCAATGCTCAAGGGGTGATTCAGCCTTGCTGCTGGCACCGCAGCCCCGGCGGCAAATGAGGGGAGCCCACGTCAGCTATCCTGCGGAAATGGCAGCCGTTTTTTGCTCACATCTTGTGAGGCAACGACAGACCGCCGCCACGTTGGCCGAGGCCATACCCTTACGCCACACAAGCTCGGTTACGGCATCGCACAGTGGATGTTCGAGCGTATGCACGGAAAGCATGCCGTTGGTGCGGCACAATTCAAGAACCGATGCCGGAACTACACCAACCCCCATGCCCGCAATAACGCCCCCCACAATGGCGTGGTACGAAGCCAGCTCAACGATATGCTGCGGTTCCCACCCGTAGGCCCGAAACCAGTTCACCAGCCTGTTCCGGTAGGCGCACCCTCCCTGAAAAGCCAACACGGCCTTGCGCCCTATGTCGTCCGGCGTATGGATGGGCGGATGCTCCCTGGTGGCAATCAGCACCAACCGCTCAGTAAAGGCCTCCATCCTTTCCAGCCGTTCATCGCTGGGCGCATCAACCACAAATACCGCATCCAGCCTGTTTTCCAGAATATCCCCGTACAGGGAACTGCTGGTACCTATCACAAGCTCAAGCTCAATGCCGGGATATTCCGCGTGCAGGCGGGCCAGAACTTCGGGCAAACGTGCCGCAGCCGCACTTTCCAGTGCGCCAATGCGTAGCCTGCCGCCCGGCTCCATACCCTTCACGCACAGCTCGGCTTCATCCATCAGCGCGGTTATCCGGCGGGCATAGGTGTAAAGCGTCTGCCCCCTCGCAGTGGGCAGCAAGCGCTTTTTTTCCCGTAAAAACAGCTGGATGCCCAGTTCTTCTTCCATCAGCATGATGCGGGCGGTAACGCCCGAGGGCACCCGGTGCAAAGCCTTGGCGGCGTGGCTTATGCTGCCGGTTTCCATGACGGCCATGAATGTGCGCAGGTCTGACACTTCCATTTGTTCACCATTTATGACTGTTTCTTTCATTTTTATTCATTTGCCATGATGACTATCATCTCATATCTTATGCCGCAAGCCGCCCGTTGTCGTTGGCAGAAAAAACCCTCACTTGCCAAATTTCTGCCAACGACAACGGGAGGCGGCAGAAACCTCGAACATCAGGAATACCCTATGCGCGCAACATGGAAACTGCTTTGGCAGACCGCAATTCTGACAGGCATATTCTGGGGATGCGATCAGCTTACACGGCTGACAGGCATTCCCATCCCCGGCAACGTGCTGGGCATAATCGTACTGTTTTTTCTGCTGCTCACCGGCATTGTAAAAGAAAGCCACATCAGCATGGCGGCAGAATTTCTACTGAAGCATCTCGTGTTCTTTTTTGTGCCCATTGCGGTAGGGCTGATGCAATGGGGGAGCGTTTTTTATGATTACGGATGGGTGCTTGCGGCTGCCATTGTGGGCAGTACAGCCCTGCCGCTGGTGATTGTGGGCTTTATGGCCCGGGCCCTGCGCCGCGCTACGCCTGAAAAGAAAGAGGAAAAAGCACCATGCAGATCATAAACATTTTTTTGTGCACAGCGGGCACCGTGCTGGCATATGCGCTGGTGCGCAGCCTGTACATGCGTTTCAAGCATCCACTCATCAATATCGTGGCTGGCAGCGCCGCCATAGTCATTGCAGTGCTGGTGCTGTGCGATGTTCCCTATGAAACCTATGAGCCAGCCCGACAGGTCATGACCTTGCTTATTGGCCCGGCAACGGTCAGCCTTGCGCTGCCCTTGTACCGTTATCGACACCTGTTGTTGCGCAATGCCTTGCCCATTCTTGCAAGCGTGTGCGCGGGGGCCTTTGCAGCCATGCTCTCTGCCGGGGTTATTGCCAAACTGGGCGGTCTGCCGGAAGACGTGGTAATTTCCATCCTTCCCAAGGGCGTTTCCATCCCCTTTGCCGTGGAGGTGGCCTCCATGTATGGCGGCATTCCGTCCCTGACTGCGGCCTTTGTGGTGGCTACCGGTACGCTTGGCTCCCTTTTGGGATTGTGGGGGCTGAACGTCATCCGCATCAAGGATCCCTTTGCGCGGGGGCTGACCATGGGCACAATTTCGCATGCTCAGGGAACAGCTGTTGCCTTGCAGGAAGGGCAGGAACAGGGAGCAATGGGCGGCCTGGCCATGATTCTGGCAGGTATTCTTACTGCGGCTCTGGCACCTGTGGCAGTCTGGATAGTGCAGCGGCTGCCGCTGATGTAGCCAGTGCGATTGCGAGATCAAACCTTTTTGTGATGCGGTCGGCTTGCCGACCGCATCAGCTTTTTACAGAACATTTTCAGCTTGTCTGGCTTATTCAGACTGGCCGGATTGGCCTGAATTACCAGCCTGGGCAATCTGATCTGCCCCCCATTCCAGCCACTGCACGGCCACCTCAATCAGACGGTAGGGATCAATGGGTTTTGCAAGATGGTCGTTCATACCCGCTGCAAGACTTTTTTCCCGGTCGCCCACCATGCTGTCGGCGGTGAGAGCAATGATCGGTGTGTGGGCATAGCGTGCCTGGGCACGGAGCCGTTTTGCAGCTTCGATGCCGTCCATCTGCGGCATATGGATATCCATAAACACCATTGCATAGTCTGCACCTTCCGCCTTTTGCAGCACTTCAAGACCGGAACTGGCAATGTCCACAACAAAGCCTGATGATTCCAGCAGTTCCCTGGCAACCAGCTGATTGACCTCATTATCTTCGGCAAGCAGCACCCTGCGGCCTCTGTATTTGGCCGGGATGCGCAATTCCTGGGGCAGGCCGGATGAATCTTCTTCAACTACCCGCTGCCCAAAAACATCCAGGATGGCATGCTGCAATAGTGAAGGGCTGACAGGCTTGATGAGAA
It contains:
- a CDS encoding succinate dehydrogenase/fumarate reductase transmembrane subunit; this encodes MALSRSPVDDRTRLDFWQAASGAVLALFVCVHLVLEGTVVLSPALTNGIAWLLEVTMLAQVAAPVIMLLILFHFYIAARKMPFRANELGVFVQHSKGLKEVDTWLWLVQVFTAIVILAGAFYHIYGVMTDLPINVAGSAKRLHSGWLAFYVFFLPCVILHTGIGVYRLAVKFGVCVKATRPAWRKWTWIVMGCYLLLGAAALTRVWFLG
- a CDS encoding fumarate reductase flavoprotein subunit, producing the protein MRVFESDVLCIGAGLAGERVAVEAAQAGFSVICLSLVPPKRSHSSAAMGGMQAALGNSIMGEGDCPEVHFNDTVKGSDWGCDQEVARLFAETGPIAMREMAWMGVPWSRVVPGEHTYYKGGKPFQATEKKENEGLIHSRAFGGTAKWRTCYTSDGTGHAVLFTLDNRLLQLGVDVHDRMQAEALIHDGQRCMGCVARDLRTGELVGYFAKGTLIATGGYGRIYRATTNAIICDGGGQITALETGVVPLGNMEAVQFHPTGTVPTDILVTEGCRGDGGTLLDVNEYRFMPDYEPEKAELASRDVVSRRMTEHMRKGLGVQSPYGEHLWLDIRHLGEKHITTNLREVYDISTHFLGVNPIHQLIPVRPTHHYSMGGVRINKDGHAYGLEGLFSAGEAACWDMHGFNRLGGNSLAETIVSGRIVGAKLVEFLKGYETVFSTQAMKDAATKVKERISALMRGTGDDCYTLRNAMQDIMMEHVGIFRNGKDLEAGVAKLQELLERTKNMRLASGNIPGPNAELSMALRVPGMLKLALCTAYGALMRTESRGAHAREDYPERNDKEWLNRTLAYWKEGDTLPTLKYEPATPFYILPPGDRGYGGGKIITADISPEKIVPYAQQG
- a CDS encoding fumarate reductase iron-sulfur subunit, producing MGRNLTFEIFRYNPLDPLSHPHMQTFQLEEHNSMTLFIALNMIRETQDASLQFDFCCRAGICGSCGMVINGRPGLACHTQTSDLPSHITLHPLPVFKLLGDLSVDTGTWFRNVGAKIESWIHTTKEFDPKAQEERMDNELATQIFELDRCIECGCCVAACGTARMREDFIGATAINRMARFYIDPRDNRTPADYYELIGDDSGVFGCMGLLACDNVCPKQLPLQDQLGIMRRMVTMESVRGILPEFIRNKLQGCGCGCSK
- a CDS encoding CBS and ACT domain-containing protein, which gives rise to MLVLDWMQSKVVSIPPTATLLQSRKLFKEHKINRLPVVDSNNVVVGLISSSDVRSFAPNKSTGLEIIELLEIMSETKVRDVMVVDPVTITYKSTIEQAAKRMIDKHVACLPVVNDEEKLVGIITGWDVFKALLDISGAEQPGVEVGFVVPYQPGTLRELLDRLKAHGMSIISVLSSASNDGMRQVKIRFKGPDAMSQNIALEQFRDHPGLRYWAREDEFYLKSNVNLG
- a CDS encoding sensor domain-containing diguanylate cyclase; this encodes MHKNYAFRTNFIICLIIVIGFSVTSVIGYRSNVDTLKKEAESVTRLASEGMMYQIDAIFAQSIHISLTMAHDSFLINFLSQEKENLKNPAYTLNIREYLAAYRKKYNYDSVFLVSMQTDRYYNFSGVDRIVDHSNPENKWVREFIASNQEYSLNIDNDKAAHDTITVFVNCAVKNKNNETVGIVGVGFTVTSIQAMLIKYEQQFAVKSYLVNANGAIQISSSAQGISAEDIYSAQTFAAVKNTLKKNSTEISDSWYSGHGTDGYAVTRYLPAPDLFLITDKNTSEIIRQIRTKYYTGAIVVGFTMIIVIFIVTAIIRRYKNKIISLTIAEELKYHAILQNATSHIYDSIVEFDITNDVACGEGTKKFMQQLGLKPSTSYSTMLQTIVAKHILPEHVNLYLKTFSPESIRTALQEQRNKLSCDFQCMQSNGQYIWFRETGYILRWAENDSIHIVICRQNIDQDKRQELSLQDMAQKDGLTGLYNKMTTEVLIDRHLTEHQCDAGALAMIMLDIDNFKELNDSLGHVAGDRIIQEFAQSLRAAFAPSDLVGRIGGDEFIVLTCQQSIEALTTKLEELCNRIRHTTYGGEGQHHLAASMGVALFPLHGKNFSELYASADAALYRAKQKGKDTYTFFETAPLA
- a CDS encoding LysR family transcriptional regulator, yielding MKETVINGEQMEVSDLRTFMAVMETGSISHAAKALHRVPSGVTARIMLMEEELGIQLFLREKKRLLPTARGQTLYTYARRITALMDEAELCVKGMEPGGRLRIGALESAAAARLPEVLARLHAEYPGIELELVIGTSSSLYGDILENRLDAVFVVDAPSDERLERMEAFTERLVLIATREHPPIHTPDDIGRKAVLAFQGGCAYRNRLVNWFRAYGWEPQHIVELASYHAIVGGVIAGMGVGVVPASVLELCRTNGMLSVHTLEHPLCDAVTELVWRKGMASANVAAVCRCLTRCEQKTAAISAG
- a CDS encoding CidA/LrgA family protein translates to MRATWKLLWQTAILTGIFWGCDQLTRLTGIPIPGNVLGIIVLFFLLLTGIVKESHISMAAEFLLKHLVFFFVPIAVGLMQWGSVFYDYGWVLAAAIVGSTALPLVIVGFMARALRRATPEKKEEKAPCRS
- a CDS encoding LrgB family protein translates to MQIINIFLCTAGTVLAYALVRSLYMRFKHPLINIVAGSAAIVIAVLVLCDVPYETYEPARQVMTLLIGPATVSLALPLYRYRHLLLRNALPILASVCAGAFAAMLSAGVIAKLGGLPEDVVISILPKGVSIPFAVEVASMYGGIPSLTAAFVVATGTLGSLLGLWGLNVIRIKDPFARGLTMGTISHAQGTAVALQEGQEQGAMGGLAMILAGILTAALAPVAVWIVQRLPLM